A DNA window from Theobroma cacao cultivar B97-61/B2 chromosome 5, Criollo_cocoa_genome_V2, whole genome shotgun sequence contains the following coding sequences:
- the LOC18598562 gene encoding 4-alpha-glucanotransferase DPE2 isoform X2, with translation MANLGSSSATKSMKSVKLKFRIPYFTEWGQRLVVCGSEPTLGSWNVKKGLLLSPFHQGNELIWTGTVAVPCRFCCEYSYYVVDDAKNVLRWEMGNKRKLILPPLLQEGGQTLELHDLWQTGGDALPFRSAFKDVIFCKGSTLNIDRPEVILQDKLDQGESVLVHFKICCPNVEEGTSVYVIGSSTKLGNWNVQDGLKLQYTGEYIWEAYCVIPRSDFPIKYKYCKYGKNGCLSLEIGSTRELSIDSSKSQLQYIFLSDGMLREMPWRGAGVAIPMFSVRSEVDLGVGEFLDLKLLVDWAVESGFHLVQLLPINDTSVHGMWWDSYPYSSLSVFALHPLYLRVQALSENMPEDIKNEIRNAKERLDGKDVDYEATMATKLSIAKKVFMQEKDLILNSSSFHKFFSANKDWLKTYAAFCFLRDFFETSDHSQWGRFSNYSKDKLEKLVSKDTSHYDTICFHYYVQFHLHSQLSEAAAYARAKGVILKGDLPIGVDRNSVDTWVYPNLFRMNTSTGAPPDYFDKNGQNWGFPTYNWEEMSKDNYAWWRARLTQMGKYFTAYRIDHILGFFRIWELPDHAMTGLIGKFRPSIPLSQEELEREGIWDFDRLTRPFVQKEFLQEKFGDSWTLIVATFLNEYLDRYEFKEDCNTEKKIAAKLKSCAEKSLLPESEDKIRHDLFDLLKNIVLIRDPEHARNFYPRFNLEDTSSFRDLDDHSKNVLKRLYYDYYFHRQEKLWQQNALKTLPVLLNSSDMLACGEDLGLIPACVHPVMQELGLIGLRIQRMPSEPDLEFGFPSQYSYMTVCAPSCHDCSTLRAWWEEDEERRHRFFNSVMGSDELPPTQCVPDVAYFIIRQHVEAPSMWAIFPLQDLLALKEEYTTRPAAEETINDPTNPKHYWRYRVHVTMESLMKDEELKATIKDLIRGSGRSYPPIGEAEKQLSQETAAIALEKKHHVSGQEMTRNGVLQKESAGVM, from the exons ATGGCGAATTTGGGATCCTCTTCAGCAACAAAGTCAATGAAATCAGTGAAACTCAAGTTTAGAATACCATATTTCACGGAATGGGGCCAAAGACTGGTAGTATGCGGCTCCGAACCAACGCTCGGTTCATGGAACGTTAAGAAAGGGTTGTTGCTGAGCCCTTTTCATCAAGGTAATGAGCTCATATGGACTGGAACTGTTGCAGTGCCGTGCCGCTTCTGCTGCGAGTACAGTTATTATGTGGTGGATGATGCCAAAAATGTACTGAGATGGGAGATGGGGAACAAGCGTAAGTTGATATTACCTCCACTGCTTCAGGAGGGTGGTCAGACTCTGGAGCTTCATGATCTTTGGCAG ACTGGTGGTGATGCTCTTCCTTTCCGAAGCGCCTTTAAAGATGTCATTTTTTGCAAAGGTTCTACCTTGAATATTGATAGGCCAGAAGTAATCCTTCAGGACAAATTGGATCAGGGAG AGTCAGTCCTTGTACATTTCAAAATCTGCTGTCCAAATGTAGAAGAGGGCACATCA GTATATGTGATTGGTAGCTCTACAAAGTTGGGGAATTGGAACGTTCAGGATGGACTTAAGCTGCAATATACTGGCGAATATATCTGGGAAGCATACTGTGTAATTCCAAGGAGTGATTTTCCAATAAA ATATAAGTACTGTAAATACGGCAAGAATGGATGCTTGTCTTTGGAAATTGGTTCAACGAGGGAGCTCTCTATTGATTCCTCTAAAAGTCAACTGCAATACATTTTCCTTTCAGATGGCATGTTGAGG GAAATGCCCTGGCGAGGTGCTGGTGTTGCTATTCCCATGTTCTCTGTCCGGTCAGAAGTTGATCTCGGTGTTGGAGAATTTCTTGACCTGAAGTTACTTGTTGACTGGGCGGTGGAGTCTGGATTTCATTTAGTTCAGCTTCTACCAATCAATGATACATCTGTACATGGGATGTGGTGGGATTCTTATCCATACAG CTCATTGTCTGTATTTGCATTGCATCCATTGTACCTCAGAGTACAAGCCCTTTCCGAAAATATGCCAGAGGATATCAAG aATGAGATTAGAAATGCCAAAGAACGCCTGGATGGAAAG GATGTTGATTATGAGGCTACAATGGCTACCAAACTTTCAATTGCCAAGAAAGTCTTCATGCAAGAAAAGGATTTGATACTTAACTCCAGTTcctttcataaatttttttctgcGAATAAG GATTGGTTAAAAACGTATGCGGCTTTCTGTTTTTTGCGGGACTTTTTTGAAACATCCGATCACAGTCAATGGGGCCGTTTTTCTAATTATTCTAAGGACAAG CTTGAGAAACTTGTCTCGAAAGATACTTCGCACTATGATACAATTTGCTTTCATTATTACGTCCAGTTCCACTTACATTCGCAG TTGTCGGAAGCTGCAGCATATGCAAGAGCTAAAGGGGTGATCTTGAAAGGAGACCTACCTATCGGTGTTGACAGGAATAGTGTTGATACCTGGGTCTATCCAAATTTGTTCCGCATGAACACCTCTACTGGGGCACCCccagattattttgataaaaatggcCAGAATTGGGGATTTCCTACATATAACTGGGAGGAAATGTCAAAAGACAACTATGCTTGGTGGCGTGCTCGCCTAACCCAG ATGGGAAAGTACTTTACAGCTTATAGAATAGATCATATATTAGGCTTCTTTAGAATTTGGGAACTCCCGGACCACGCTATGACTGGTCTAATTGGGAAATTCCGACCATCTATCCCTCTAAGCCAG GAAGAACTTGAAAGAGAGGGTATATGGGACTTTGATCGCTTGACTCGCCCATTTGTTCAAAAAGAATTTTTGCAG GAAAAATTTGGAGATTCTTGGACTTTGATTGTCGCAACTTTTTTGAATGAGTATCTGGACCGTTATGAG TTTAAGGAGGACTGCAACACAGAGAAAAAGATTGCTGCCAAGCTGAAGTCGTGTGCAGAAAAGTCCTTGTTGCCAGAGAGTGAAGATAAGATACGTCATGATCTATTTGATCTTTTAAAG AACATAGTTCTCATCAGAGATCCAGAGCATGCAAGAAATTTCTATCCACGTTTTAATCTTGAAGATACTTCAAGTTTTAGGGATCTGGATGATCACAG CAAAAATGTTCTGAAAAGATTGTACTATGATTACTATTTCCATCGGCAAGAAAAGTTGTGGCAGCAAAATGCTTTGAAGACCCTCCCTGTGCTCCTAAATTCATCAGATATGCTAGCTTGTGGGGAAGATCTGGGCCTTATTCCTGCATGTGTTCATCCT GTGATGCAAGAACTTGGGCTAATTGGCTTGCGTATTCAACGTATGCCCAGTGAACCAGATCTTGAATTTGGTTTTCCTTCGCAGTACAGCTACATGACA GTGTGTGCTCCATCATGTCATGACTGCTCCACCCTGCGTGCCTGGTGggaagaagatgaagagaGACGGCACCGGTTTTTCAACTCTGTGATGGGTTCTGATGAACTGCCACCTACTCAATGTGTTCCAGATGTGGCATATTTCATCATAAGGCAACATGTTGAAGCTCCATCAATGTGGGCAATTTTCCCCCTTCAG GATTTGTTAGCGCTTAAAGAAGAGTACACAACTCGCCCTGCAGCGGAGGAGACAATAAATGATCCCACAAATCCAAAGCACTATTGGAGATACC GTGTACATGTTACAATGGAGTCCTTGATGAAGGATGAAGAGCTTAAAGCAACCATCAAAGACCTCATACGTGGAAGTGGGCGATCATATCCTCCTATTGGAGAAGCCGAAAAGCAATTGAGTCAAGAAACAGCAGCAATAGCTTTGGAGAAGAAGCACCATGTCAGTGGTCAAGAAATGACTCGTAATGGAGTTTTGCAGAAAGAGAGTGCAGGTGTCATGTAA
- the LOC18598562 gene encoding 4-alpha-glucanotransferase DPE2 isoform X1, which yields MANLGSSSATKSMKSVKLKFRIPYFTEWGQRLVVCGSEPTLGSWNVKKGLLLSPFHQGNELIWTGTVAVPCRFCCEYSYYVVDDAKNVLRWEMGNKRKLILPPLLQEGGQTLELHDLWQTGGDALPFRSAFKDVIFCKGSTLNIDRPEVILQDKLDQGESVLVHFKICCPNVEEGTSVYVIGSSTKLGNWNVQDGLKLQYTGEYIWEAYCVIPRSDFPIKYKYCKYGKNGCLSLEIGSTRELSIDSSKSQLQYIFLSDGMLREMPWRGAGVAIPMFSVRSEVDLGVGEFLDLKLLVDWAVESGFHLVQLLPINDTSVHGMWWDSYPYSSLSVFALHPLYLRVQALSENMPEDIKNEIRNAKERLDGKYMQDVDYEATMATKLSIAKKVFMQEKDLILNSSSFHKFFSANKDWLKTYAAFCFLRDFFETSDHSQWGRFSNYSKDKLEKLVSKDTSHYDTICFHYYVQFHLHSQLSEAAAYARAKGVILKGDLPIGVDRNSVDTWVYPNLFRMNTSTGAPPDYFDKNGQNWGFPTYNWEEMSKDNYAWWRARLTQMGKYFTAYRIDHILGFFRIWELPDHAMTGLIGKFRPSIPLSQEELEREGIWDFDRLTRPFVQKEFLQEKFGDSWTLIVATFLNEYLDRYEFKEDCNTEKKIAAKLKSCAEKSLLPESEDKIRHDLFDLLKNIVLIRDPEHARNFYPRFNLEDTSSFRDLDDHSKNVLKRLYYDYYFHRQEKLWQQNALKTLPVLLNSSDMLACGEDLGLIPACVHPVMQELGLIGLRIQRMPSEPDLEFGFPSQYSYMTVCAPSCHDCSTLRAWWEEDEERRHRFFNSVMGSDELPPTQCVPDVAYFIIRQHVEAPSMWAIFPLQDLLALKEEYTTRPAAEETINDPTNPKHYWRYRVHVTMESLMKDEELKATIKDLIRGSGRSYPPIGEAEKQLSQETAAIALEKKHHVSGQEMTRNGVLQKESAGVM from the exons ATGGCGAATTTGGGATCCTCTTCAGCAACAAAGTCAATGAAATCAGTGAAACTCAAGTTTAGAATACCATATTTCACGGAATGGGGCCAAAGACTGGTAGTATGCGGCTCCGAACCAACGCTCGGTTCATGGAACGTTAAGAAAGGGTTGTTGCTGAGCCCTTTTCATCAAGGTAATGAGCTCATATGGACTGGAACTGTTGCAGTGCCGTGCCGCTTCTGCTGCGAGTACAGTTATTATGTGGTGGATGATGCCAAAAATGTACTGAGATGGGAGATGGGGAACAAGCGTAAGTTGATATTACCTCCACTGCTTCAGGAGGGTGGTCAGACTCTGGAGCTTCATGATCTTTGGCAG ACTGGTGGTGATGCTCTTCCTTTCCGAAGCGCCTTTAAAGATGTCATTTTTTGCAAAGGTTCTACCTTGAATATTGATAGGCCAGAAGTAATCCTTCAGGACAAATTGGATCAGGGAG AGTCAGTCCTTGTACATTTCAAAATCTGCTGTCCAAATGTAGAAGAGGGCACATCA GTATATGTGATTGGTAGCTCTACAAAGTTGGGGAATTGGAACGTTCAGGATGGACTTAAGCTGCAATATACTGGCGAATATATCTGGGAAGCATACTGTGTAATTCCAAGGAGTGATTTTCCAATAAA ATATAAGTACTGTAAATACGGCAAGAATGGATGCTTGTCTTTGGAAATTGGTTCAACGAGGGAGCTCTCTATTGATTCCTCTAAAAGTCAACTGCAATACATTTTCCTTTCAGATGGCATGTTGAGG GAAATGCCCTGGCGAGGTGCTGGTGTTGCTATTCCCATGTTCTCTGTCCGGTCAGAAGTTGATCTCGGTGTTGGAGAATTTCTTGACCTGAAGTTACTTGTTGACTGGGCGGTGGAGTCTGGATTTCATTTAGTTCAGCTTCTACCAATCAATGATACATCTGTACATGGGATGTGGTGGGATTCTTATCCATACAG CTCATTGTCTGTATTTGCATTGCATCCATTGTACCTCAGAGTACAAGCCCTTTCCGAAAATATGCCAGAGGATATCAAG aATGAGATTAGAAATGCCAAAGAACGCCTGGATGGAAAG TATATGCAGGATGTTGATTATGAGGCTACAATGGCTACCAAACTTTCAATTGCCAAGAAAGTCTTCATGCAAGAAAAGGATTTGATACTTAACTCCAGTTcctttcataaatttttttctgcGAATAAG GATTGGTTAAAAACGTATGCGGCTTTCTGTTTTTTGCGGGACTTTTTTGAAACATCCGATCACAGTCAATGGGGCCGTTTTTCTAATTATTCTAAGGACAAG CTTGAGAAACTTGTCTCGAAAGATACTTCGCACTATGATACAATTTGCTTTCATTATTACGTCCAGTTCCACTTACATTCGCAG TTGTCGGAAGCTGCAGCATATGCAAGAGCTAAAGGGGTGATCTTGAAAGGAGACCTACCTATCGGTGTTGACAGGAATAGTGTTGATACCTGGGTCTATCCAAATTTGTTCCGCATGAACACCTCTACTGGGGCACCCccagattattttgataaaaatggcCAGAATTGGGGATTTCCTACATATAACTGGGAGGAAATGTCAAAAGACAACTATGCTTGGTGGCGTGCTCGCCTAACCCAG ATGGGAAAGTACTTTACAGCTTATAGAATAGATCATATATTAGGCTTCTTTAGAATTTGGGAACTCCCGGACCACGCTATGACTGGTCTAATTGGGAAATTCCGACCATCTATCCCTCTAAGCCAG GAAGAACTTGAAAGAGAGGGTATATGGGACTTTGATCGCTTGACTCGCCCATTTGTTCAAAAAGAATTTTTGCAG GAAAAATTTGGAGATTCTTGGACTTTGATTGTCGCAACTTTTTTGAATGAGTATCTGGACCGTTATGAG TTTAAGGAGGACTGCAACACAGAGAAAAAGATTGCTGCCAAGCTGAAGTCGTGTGCAGAAAAGTCCTTGTTGCCAGAGAGTGAAGATAAGATACGTCATGATCTATTTGATCTTTTAAAG AACATAGTTCTCATCAGAGATCCAGAGCATGCAAGAAATTTCTATCCACGTTTTAATCTTGAAGATACTTCAAGTTTTAGGGATCTGGATGATCACAG CAAAAATGTTCTGAAAAGATTGTACTATGATTACTATTTCCATCGGCAAGAAAAGTTGTGGCAGCAAAATGCTTTGAAGACCCTCCCTGTGCTCCTAAATTCATCAGATATGCTAGCTTGTGGGGAAGATCTGGGCCTTATTCCTGCATGTGTTCATCCT GTGATGCAAGAACTTGGGCTAATTGGCTTGCGTATTCAACGTATGCCCAGTGAACCAGATCTTGAATTTGGTTTTCCTTCGCAGTACAGCTACATGACA GTGTGTGCTCCATCATGTCATGACTGCTCCACCCTGCGTGCCTGGTGggaagaagatgaagagaGACGGCACCGGTTTTTCAACTCTGTGATGGGTTCTGATGAACTGCCACCTACTCAATGTGTTCCAGATGTGGCATATTTCATCATAAGGCAACATGTTGAAGCTCCATCAATGTGGGCAATTTTCCCCCTTCAG GATTTGTTAGCGCTTAAAGAAGAGTACACAACTCGCCCTGCAGCGGAGGAGACAATAAATGATCCCACAAATCCAAAGCACTATTGGAGATACC GTGTACATGTTACAATGGAGTCCTTGATGAAGGATGAAGAGCTTAAAGCAACCATCAAAGACCTCATACGTGGAAGTGGGCGATCATATCCTCCTATTGGAGAAGCCGAAAAGCAATTGAGTCAAGAAACAGCAGCAATAGCTTTGGAGAAGAAGCACCATGTCAGTGGTCAAGAAATGACTCGTAATGGAGTTTTGCAGAAAGAGAGTGCAGGTGTCATGTAA